A single Solidesulfovibrio fructosivorans JJ] DNA region contains:
- the dnaE gene encoding DNA polymerase III subunit alpha yields MSDFVHLHCHTEYSLLDGAIRIGDLVKTAKGFGCPAAAITDHGNLHGALMFYDYAKKADLKPIIGCEVYVAKEDRRKKDARSPRDAGYHLVLLAKDMTGYHNLLKLVSKGHLEGFHYKPRVDKELLGQYGEGLIALSACLKGEINQKLLRESRDAAVATAREYAALFPDRFYLEIQDNGIPEQTTVNNFLIELSDDLKLPLVATNDCHYLHADDAEAHDILLCIQTAACVDDVKRMRFTSNDLYYRSPEEMAEAFKDVPQALANTCEIADRIDVKLDFDGYHFPVYKAPPGKSLDDVMSDMAREGLKKRLAKMPEADPKQYWERLELELGVITKMGFPGYFLIVQDFINWAKDHDIPVGPGRGSAAGSLVAYSLRITNLDPMPYDLFFERFLNIERVSMPDIDVDFCERRRHEVIRYVTEHYGADAVAQITTFGTMKAKGVVRDVGRALGMTFGETDRIAKLIPEDLKMTIDKALELEPELKTLVRTDPRIAHLIDISRRLEGLARHASTHAAGVVVSDKAMTEYVPLYKGKNNETVTQWDMKRVEKSGLVKFDFLGLKTITVIDDALKIIREMGEEPPDFETLPMTDPATYELFARGDTDGIFQVESQGMRKYLRMLKPNCFEDLIAMLALYRPGPLGSGMVELFIRRKHGLDPVEYPHPLLEETLRSTYGVIVYQEQVMKIAQVLANYSLGGGDLLRRAMGKKNAEEMSRQRGIFVEGCAQNKIDAKKANEIFDLMEKFAEYGFNKSHSAAYAQISYQTAYLKAHYPVAFMAALMTSDMENQDKLLQYIAACRAGDIELCPPDVNAGLPHFSVKDNKILYGLAAVKNIGRDAVLEIAAEREKDGPFSSLLDLTSRVNMRKVTKRVIEYLIKCGACDGFGCTRAGLFAGLDQAAAVGQRRAAEKSEGRLSLMELVPDKPKPTVGLGLSCPEAELPEWLHEEMMAYEKEALGFYLTSHPLLAYERDLRSMRVTTLSQCAGLEPGVEVKVPCICVTTKEIITKKGQKMAFCKLEDHLGGEAEVVVFSDCYALCRENLAADAPLFITAKIGQTEQTEGEAKPLIKLQAVRIDPLSKIIGGSDEPVEIFVACPEEKPVPLDPLGDILRRYPGQCSVHLVLSLPKAVCRLRLGPGYGVRRCPELRRELDDFEHGMVPARPAAVR; encoded by the coding sequence ATGTCCGATTTCGTCCATCTGCACTGCCATACCGAATACAGCCTCCTCGACGGGGCCATCCGCATCGGCGACCTCGTTAAGACCGCCAAGGGCTTCGGCTGCCCGGCCGCGGCCATCACCGACCACGGCAACCTTCACGGCGCGTTGATGTTCTACGACTACGCCAAGAAGGCGGACCTCAAGCCCATCATCGGCTGCGAGGTCTACGTGGCCAAGGAGGACCGGCGCAAAAAGGACGCCCGCTCCCCCCGCGACGCCGGTTACCACCTTGTGCTTTTGGCCAAGGACATGACCGGCTACCACAACCTGCTCAAGCTCGTTTCAAAAGGCCACCTCGAGGGCTTTCACTACAAGCCCCGCGTGGACAAGGAACTGCTCGGCCAGTACGGCGAGGGGCTTATCGCCCTGTCCGCCTGCCTCAAGGGCGAGATCAACCAGAAGCTTTTGCGGGAGAGCCGGGACGCGGCCGTGGCCACGGCCAGGGAGTACGCGGCCCTGTTTCCGGACCGATTCTACCTGGAGATCCAGGACAACGGCATTCCCGAACAGACCACGGTCAACAATTTCCTCATCGAGCTTTCCGACGACCTCAAGCTGCCGCTTGTCGCCACCAACGACTGCCACTACCTCCACGCCGACGACGCCGAGGCCCACGACATCCTGCTGTGCATCCAGACCGCCGCCTGCGTGGACGACGTCAAGCGCATGCGGTTCACCTCCAACGACCTCTACTATCGTTCCCCCGAGGAGATGGCCGAGGCCTTCAAGGATGTGCCCCAGGCCCTGGCCAACACCTGCGAGATCGCCGACCGCATCGACGTGAAGCTCGATTTCGACGGCTACCATTTTCCGGTCTACAAGGCTCCGCCCGGCAAGTCCCTTGACGACGTCATGAGCGACATGGCCCGGGAGGGCCTCAAAAAGCGCCTGGCCAAGATGCCGGAGGCGGACCCGAAGCAGTACTGGGAGCGCCTGGAGCTTGAACTCGGCGTCATCACGAAAATGGGCTTCCCGGGCTACTTCCTCATCGTCCAGGACTTCATCAACTGGGCCAAGGACCACGACATCCCCGTCGGGCCGGGGCGCGGCTCGGCGGCCGGGTCCCTGGTCGCCTATTCGCTGCGGATCACCAACCTCGATCCAATGCCCTACGACCTCTTCTTCGAGCGCTTCCTCAATATCGAGCGCGTGAGCATGCCCGATATCGACGTGGACTTCTGCGAACGCCGCCGCCACGAGGTGATCCGCTACGTCACCGAGCATTACGGCGCGGACGCCGTGGCCCAGATCACCACCTTCGGCACCATGAAGGCCAAGGGCGTGGTGCGCGACGTGGGCCGGGCCCTCGGCATGACCTTCGGCGAGACCGACCGCATCGCCAAGCTCATTCCCGAAGACCTCAAGATGACCATCGACAAGGCGCTGGAACTCGAGCCGGAACTCAAGACCCTTGTCCGCACCGATCCGCGCATTGCCCACCTCATCGATATTTCCCGCCGCCTGGAAGGCCTGGCCCGCCACGCCTCCACCCATGCCGCCGGCGTGGTCGTGTCCGACAAGGCCATGACCGAGTACGTGCCGCTCTATAAGGGAAAAAACAATGAAACCGTGACCCAGTGGGACATGAAGCGCGTGGAGAAGTCCGGACTGGTCAAGTTCGACTTCCTGGGGCTCAAAACCATCACGGTCATCGACGACGCGCTGAAAATCATCCGCGAGATGGGGGAGGAGCCGCCCGACTTCGAAACCCTGCCCATGACCGACCCGGCCACCTACGAACTCTTCGCCCGGGGCGACACCGACGGCATCTTCCAGGTGGAAAGCCAGGGCATGCGCAAATACCTGCGCATGCTCAAACCCAACTGCTTTGAAGACCTGATCGCCATGCTCGCCCTGTACCGCCCGGGACCGCTCGGGTCCGGCATGGTCGAGCTGTTCATCCGCCGCAAGCACGGCCTCGACCCGGTCGAGTATCCGCATCCGCTCCTGGAGGAGACGCTGAGGTCCACCTACGGCGTCATCGTCTACCAGGAACAGGTCATGAAGATCGCCCAGGTGCTGGCCAACTATTCGCTTGGCGGCGGCGACCTGCTGCGGCGCGCCATGGGCAAGAAAAACGCCGAGGAAATGTCCCGGCAGCGCGGCATCTTCGTGGAGGGCTGCGCCCAAAACAAGATCGACGCCAAGAAAGCCAACGAAATCTTCGACTTGATGGAGAAGTTCGCGGAGTACGGCTTCAACAAGTCCCACAGCGCCGCCTACGCCCAGATTTCCTACCAGACCGCCTACTTGAAGGCCCATTACCCCGTGGCCTTCATGGCGGCCCTGATGACCTCGGACATGGAAAATCAGGACAAGCTCCTGCAATATATCGCCGCCTGCCGCGCGGGCGACATCGAGCTGTGTCCCCCGGACGTCAACGCCGGCCTGCCGCACTTTTCCGTCAAGGACAACAAGATCCTCTACGGCCTGGCCGCCGTCAAAAACATCGGCCGCGACGCGGTGCTCGAAATCGCGGCCGAGCGCGAAAAGGACGGCCCCTTCAGCTCGCTGCTCGACCTCACCAGCCGCGTGAACATGCGCAAGGTCACCAAGCGCGTCATCGAGTACCTCATCAAATGCGGGGCCTGCGACGGCTTCGGCTGCACCCGGGCCGGGCTTTTCGCCGGCCTCGACCAGGCGGCGGCCGTGGGCCAGCGGCGGGCGGCCGAAAAGAGCGAAGGCCGGCTGTCGCTCATGGAGCTCGTGCCCGACAAGCCCAAGCCCACTGTGGGCCTGGGCCTTTCCTGCCCCGAGGCCGAGCTGCCCGAATGGCTCCACGAGGAGATGATGGCCTACGAGAAGGAAGCCCTCGGCTTCTACCTCACCAGCCATCCGCTCCTGGCCTACGAGCGCGACCTGCGCTCCATGCGCGTCACCACCCTGTCCCAGTGCGCCGGCCTCGAACCCGGCGTCGAGGTCAAGGTCCCCTGCATCTGCGTGACCACCAAGGAAATCATCACCAAGAAAGGCCAGAAAATGGCCTTCTGCAAGCTTGAGGATCATCTCGGCGGCGAGGCCGAGGTCGTCGTCTTCTCCGATTGCTACGCCCTTTGCCGCGAAAACCTGGCCGCCGACGCGCCGCTTTTCATCACGGCCAAGATCGGTCAGACCGAACAGACCGAAGGCGAAGCCAAGCCGCTCATCAAGTTGCAGGCCGTGCGCATCGATCCCCTGTCCAAGATCATCGGCGGCAGCGACGAGCCCGTGGAAATTTTTGTGGCCTGTCCCGAGGAAAAGCCCGTGCCCCTGGACCCTCTCGGCGACATCCTGCGCCGCTACCCCGGCCAGTGCTCCGTGCATCTCGTGCTGAGCCTGCCCAAAGCCGTCTGCCGGCTGCGCCTGGGGCCGGGCTATGGCGTCCGGCGCTGCCCGGAACTGCGCCGCGAACTGGACGATTTCGAGCACGGCATGGTGCCGGCCCGGCCGGCTGCCGTGCGGTAG
- a CDS encoding VOC family protein, which produces MSTRYVHTNIVARDWRGLASFYIRLFDCRPVPPERDLSGDWLDAATALAGAHITGLHLRLPGHGDTGPTLEIFSYDALGDRLEVNANTPGFAHIAFLVDDVAAKAREMLDAGGSAVGELASREVPGVGKLTFRYMRDPEGNMIEIQSWG; this is translated from the coding sequence ATGTCCACCCGTTACGTCCACACCAACATCGTTGCCCGCGACTGGCGGGGACTCGCTTCCTTCTACATCCGCCTGTTCGACTGTCGGCCGGTGCCGCCCGAGCGCGACCTGTCCGGCGACTGGCTCGACGCCGCCACCGCGCTCGCCGGGGCGCATATCACCGGTCTCCATCTGCGCCTGCCCGGGCATGGCGACACCGGTCCCACGCTCGAGATATTTTCCTACGACGCCCTGGGCGATCGCCTCGAGGTGAACGCCAATACGCCGGGATTCGCCCATATCGCCTTCCTCGTGGACGATGTGGCGGCCAAGGCCCGCGAGATGCTCGACGCCGGCGGTTCTGCCGTCGGGGAACTGGCTTCGCGCGAGGTGCCGGGCGTGGGCAAGCTCACCTTCCGCTACATGCGCGATCCCGAGGGTAACATGATCGAGATCCAAAGCTGGGGCTAG
- a CDS encoding DinB family protein → MKTIFTTLARYNRWANARLYAELGKLTPEQLTAPSEVNFGSILAIANHLVLADRLWLNRFTGGGAPVPTIDAVPYPDLADLAAARSIEEERAEAFARGLDPARLESTLRYTTTEGTAMATPLALCLTHFFNHQTHHRGQIHGLLGACGIKAADIDLIGYMRELTE, encoded by the coding sequence GTGAAAACCATTTTCACCACCCTCGCCCGCTACAACCGTTGGGCCAACGCCCGGCTTTACGCCGAGCTGGGGAAACTCACCCCCGAACAGCTCACCGCGCCAAGCGAGGTCAATTTCGGGTCCATTCTCGCCATAGCCAACCACCTCGTGCTGGCCGACCGGCTGTGGCTCAACCGCTTCACAGGCGGGGGCGCGCCCGTGCCGACCATCGACGCCGTGCCCTATCCGGACCTGGCCGATCTGGCCGCCGCAAGGAGCATCGAGGAAGAGCGCGCCGAGGCCTTCGCGCGCGGCCTCGACCCGGCCCGCCTGGAAAGCACGCTGCGCTACACCACCACCGAGGGCACGGCCATGGCCACGCCCCTGGCCCTGTGCCTGACCCACTTCTTCAACCACCAGACACACCACCGGGGACAAATCCACGGCCTGCTCGGCGCCTGCGGCATCAAGGCGGCGGACATCGACCTGATCGGCTATATGCGGGAGCTTACGGAGTGA
- a CDS encoding LysE family translocator has product MFNFFLKGMAIGAIIAMPFGPVGMLCLGRAITNGLRVGLLSGMGAAAADAFYGAVAAFGLTFVSDFLATHARVLQAGGGLFLVGMGLRLALSKTTPQAAETPPKKRYAGAFASIFLLTLTNPMTVVGFLAIFAGFGLGQVDARASEAGAVVAGVFCGSMIWWAAIAFGGKLLRLRLLAHMRSIKRVSGWLIAVFGLWAVFFAH; this is encoded by the coding sequence ATGTTTAATTTCTTCCTCAAAGGAATGGCCATCGGGGCAATTATCGCCATGCCCTTCGGCCCGGTCGGCATGCTGTGCCTGGGCCGGGCCATCACCAACGGGCTGCGGGTGGGGCTGCTCTCGGGCATGGGCGCGGCGGCGGCGGACGCCTTTTACGGCGCGGTGGCCGCCTTCGGCCTGACCTTCGTGTCGGATTTCCTGGCCACGCATGCCCGGGTGCTCCAGGCCGGGGGCGGGCTGTTCCTCGTGGGCATGGGCCTGCGCCTGGCCCTGTCCAAGACCACGCCCCAGGCGGCGGAGACGCCCCCCAAAAAACGCTACGCCGGGGCGTTCGCCTCCATCTTCCTGCTGACGCTGACCAACCCCATGACCGTGGTCGGCTTTCTGGCCATTTTCGCCGGATTCGGCCTGGGCCAGGTGGACGCCCGCGCCAGCGAAGCCGGGGCCGTGGTGGCCGGCGTCTTCTGCGGCTCCATGATCTGGTGGGCGGCCATCGCCTTCGGCGGCAAACTGCTGCGGCTGCGGCTCCTGGCCCATATGCGCTCGATCAAACGCGTCTCGGGCTGGCTGATCGCCGTCTTCGGCCTCTGGGCGGTCTTTTTCGCGCATTAG
- a CDS encoding hybrid sensor histidine kinase/response regulator, protein MQKKTSWIKILAGPLLLISIEAVLAFLAASGFVVPTPVLFLSLAIVLSAYLGGFAAGALSVGITFLFLLYYWSKPGQFLAYTPRDISRITIFLMTMPAMVFLVGMLEKKNRIKLFELKEKTKELEESKERLQRAELVAETGNWEVALSDGTLSTSEGARRIYGMDPNRHYTLREVQHIPLPQYRPMLDAALTDLVGRRIPYNVTFKIRRPQDGAVIDINSRASYDSTDNKIFGTIQDVTAQKQIEADLIESRQRAELANSAKTEFLANMSHEIRTPLNGILGMLQALEDTAPSAEQQRFIGAAIRASRRLAQLLNDILDLSRIEAGKIRITPGPFKLSELVASIEELFSYSARKKGLSLSFSVASGIPNDLLGDAVRIRQILFNLIGNAIKFTNQGSVSLTIEPIRVEEQRIRLLFTVADTGIGIPETLMAHICEPFTQARPDTLPPTQGVGLGLSIVKKLTRLMNGEVTLESREGHGTTVSLSLPLELPQQPETAVTRDAPRPVEIPAPGLRILLAEDDQISAIACRHLLEHMGHVVVTAADGRQALDLFAKENFDLVFMDIQMPTLDGVEATREMRNRDAYADKADTPIIAMTAYAMDGDAQRFLDAGMNGYIAKPVEKATLRETIARVMREAGSGHRRPSPATEEPQP, encoded by the coding sequence ATGCAAAAAAAAACGTCCTGGATAAAAATACTAGCCGGCCCCTTGCTTCTCATCAGTATCGAGGCCGTACTGGCTTTTTTGGCGGCAAGCGGCTTCGTCGTGCCCACCCCGGTCCTTTTCCTGTCCCTGGCCATCGTCCTGTCCGCCTATCTCGGCGGCTTTGCCGCGGGCGCGCTCAGCGTGGGCATCACCTTTCTCTTTCTCCTTTATTACTGGTCGAAGCCCGGACAGTTTCTCGCCTACACGCCTCGCGACATCTCCCGAATCACCATTTTTCTCATGACCATGCCGGCCATGGTCTTCCTGGTCGGCATGCTGGAGAAAAAAAACAGGATAAAACTGTTCGAACTCAAAGAAAAAACCAAGGAATTGGAAGAGAGCAAAGAACGGCTGCAACGCGCCGAACTCGTGGCCGAGACGGGAAACTGGGAAGTCGCCCTCTCGGACGGCACCCTCTCCACCTCGGAAGGGGCGCGACGCATCTACGGCATGGACCCGAACCGCCACTATACGCTTCGGGAGGTGCAGCACATTCCGCTGCCCCAATACCGGCCCATGCTCGACGCGGCCCTGACGGACCTCGTGGGCCGACGCATCCCCTACAACGTCACGTTCAAGATCCGCCGTCCGCAAGACGGCGCCGTCATCGACATCAACTCGCGCGCCAGCTACGATTCCACAGACAACAAGATTTTCGGCACCATCCAGGACGTGACCGCGCAAAAGCAGATCGAAGCCGACCTGATCGAATCCCGGCAGCGGGCGGAGCTGGCCAACAGCGCCAAGACCGAGTTCCTGGCCAACATGAGCCACGAGATCCGCACCCCCCTAAACGGCATCCTGGGTATGCTCCAGGCGCTCGAGGATACCGCGCCCTCGGCCGAACAGCAGCGGTTTATCGGGGCCGCCATACGCGCCTCCCGGCGGCTGGCCCAGCTTTTAAACGATATCCTGGACCTCTCGCGCATCGAGGCGGGAAAGATCCGGATCACGCCGGGCCCCTTCAAGTTGAGCGAACTCGTCGCCTCCATCGAGGAGCTCTTCAGCTACTCGGCCCGGAAAAAAGGGCTGTCCCTGTCCTTTTCCGTAGCCTCCGGCATTCCCAACGACCTCCTGGGCGATGCGGTCCGCATCCGGCAGATTCTCTTCAACCTCATCGGCAACGCCATCAAATTCACCAACCAAGGCTCGGTCTCCCTGACCATCGAACCCATACGGGTCGAGGAACAACGCATCCGCCTGCTGTTCACCGTGGCCGACACCGGCATCGGCATCCCGGAAACGCTCATGGCCCATATCTGCGAACCCTTCACCCAGGCCCGTCCGGACACGCTCCCTCCCACCCAGGGCGTGGGACTGGGGCTTTCCATCGTAAAAAAGCTCACCCGCCTCATGAACGGCGAAGTCACGCTCGAAAGCCGGGAAGGCCATGGCACGACCGTTTCCCTGTCCCTGCCGCTGGAACTCCCGCAGCAGCCGGAAACGGCCGTGACCCGGGACGCGCCCCGCCCCGTCGAAATCCCCGCGCCCGGACTGCGGATCCTCCTGGCCGAGGACGACCAAATAAGCGCCATCGCCTGCCGGCATCTCCTGGAACACATGGGGCATGTGGTGGTGACTGCCGCGGACGGGCGGCAGGCCCTGGACCTGTTCGCCAAGGAGAACTTCGACCTCGTCTTCATGGACATCCAGATGCCGACCCTTGACGGCGTGGAGGCAACGCGGGAAATGCGTAACCGAGACGCATACGCCGACAAGGCGGACACGCCCATCATCGCCATGACGGCCTACGCCATGGACGGCGACGCGCAACGCTTCCTGGACGCCGGCATGAACGGCTACATCGCCAAGCCCGTGGAAAAGGCAACACTCAGGGAAACCATCGCCCGCGTGATGCGGGAAGCGGGTTCCGGCCACCGCCGGCCCTCCCCCGCCACCGAGGAGCCGCAGCCGTGA
- a CDS encoding sigma-54-dependent Fis family transcriptional regulator, producing MAEKTILFVAPAQAVTQFFPFFKEAGIAAGIADSLAAALASIRKQPPGLIFSQAKIGVYTAEALLAAGQKEDAFPPVIVFTDRGTAAEAARCLELGARDYWLEPLTWEKIQAVMPGRSAPEPAPVEPAATRHASASQPSGKGFAIIGEHPAIRRVLALARQVARSKATVLISGESGTGKEMFARYLHASSDRAEGPFIAINCAALPEHLLESELFGHEKGAFTGAIARKLGKFELASGGSLLLDEISEMDLGLQAKLLRVLQESEFDRVGGTETVHVDVRVLATTNRRMEDAVAEGKFRQDLYYRLNVIPLKLPPLRERGQDVPRLAAYFVDKFRKSYDLPPLAFSADAKEWLLAYDWPGNVRELQNLMERAVLLAGAGPIRKSHFLIDGEGWQEEAGDDFEEAPASAAESAPAAPEGEEAAAGADGFVEAARLFEQTPAAGAGEVMPLDVMERHMIIKSLDRTEGNRTQAAQLLGISVRTLRNKLNEYRKLGIEVP from the coding sequence ATGGCGGAAAAGACGATACTTTTTGTCGCCCCGGCCCAGGCGGTGACCCAATTTTTCCCGTTTTTCAAGGAAGCGGGCATTGCCGCAGGCATCGCCGATTCCCTGGCCGCCGCTCTGGCTTCCATTCGCAAGCAACCGCCCGGCCTGATTTTTTCCCAAGCCAAGATAGGCGTCTACACCGCCGAGGCCCTGCTTGCCGCGGGCCAGAAGGAGGACGCCTTTCCGCCGGTCATCGTCTTCACCGACCGGGGGACCGCCGCCGAAGCCGCGCGCTGCCTGGAGCTCGGGGCCAGGGATTACTGGCTCGAGCCGCTGACCTGGGAAAAAATCCAGGCCGTCATGCCGGGCCGAAGCGCGCCGGAACCCGCCCCCGTCGAACCGGCGGCGACCCGCCATGCCTCCGCGTCCCAGCCGTCCGGCAAGGGCTTTGCCATCATCGGCGAACACCCGGCCATCCGCCGCGTCCTGGCCCTGGCCCGGCAGGTGGCCCGGTCCAAGGCCACGGTGCTCATCTCCGGCGAATCCGGCACCGGCAAGGAGATGTTCGCCCGCTACCTGCACGCCTCCTCCGACCGGGCCGAGGGGCCTTTCATCGCCATCAACTGCGCCGCGCTGCCCGAGCATCTGCTCGAATCCGAGCTGTTCGGCCACGAAAAAGGCGCCTTTACCGGTGCCATCGCCCGCAAGCTCGGCAAATTCGAGCTGGCCTCGGGCGGCTCGCTGCTCCTCGACGAAATTTCCGAAATGGACCTGGGGCTGCAAGCCAAGCTCCTGCGCGTGCTCCAGGAAAGCGAGTTCGACCGCGTCGGCGGCACCGAGACGGTGCATGTGGACGTGCGTGTTCTGGCCACCACCAACCGGCGCATGGAAGACGCCGTGGCCGAAGGGAAGTTTCGCCAGGACCTCTATTATCGCCTGAACGTCATTCCGCTGAAGCTTCCGCCCCTGCGCGAACGCGGCCAGGACGTGCCCAGGCTGGCCGCCTATTTCGTGGACAAGTTCCGCAAGTCCTACGACCTGCCGCCCTTGGCCTTCTCCGCCGACGCCAAGGAATGGCTGCTCGCCTATGACTGGCCGGGCAACGTGCGCGAGCTGCAAAATCTCATGGAGCGGGCCGTGCTGTTGGCCGGTGCGGGCCCCATCCGCAAGTCCCATTTCCTGATCGACGGCGAAGGCTGGCAGGAAGAGGCCGGCGACGACTTCGAGGAAGCGCCCGCAAGCGCCGCCGAAAGCGCCCCCGCCGCGCCGGAAGGCGAGGAAGCGGCCGCCGGGGCCGACGGATTCGTCGAAGCGGCCCGCCTTTTCGAACAGACCCCGGCCGCCGGCGCGGGCGAGGTAATGCCCCTCGATGTCATGGAACGCCACATGATCATCAAAAGCCTGGACCGCACCGAGGGCAACCGTACCCAGGCCGCCCAACTGCTCGGCATCTCCGTGCGCACTTTGCGCAACAAGTTGAACGAATACCGCAAGCTCGGCATCGAAGTCCCCTGA
- a CDS encoding glycosyltransferase — protein MKRPLRILVAGFAVGFPLGGQLWMMLHFLSGLRRLGHEVVFLEDTSNWAYPFDPVLGYPVCESVRGRATVERMFGRAGLAGCWAYVSEIEDKLYGMDRATLDRHLREADFFLNISGIAPFKEEYFQAPVKAVIDTDPVFTQVKVERDPWTRDYYAAHDVCFTYGYNLPTGRTEVPLSGVDWKPLLPPVILDDWPVGEGAGDSYTTIGTWEAKDRDVEIAGRKLSWRKNVKYEAILDLPTTLRDIPLGMAMGGMCDDAWRYANAGWIVRDALDVSRDPDIYRDYIRNSRGEFTIAKDQNVVLKSGWFSDRTATYLAAGRPAVVEDTGFGDYLPVGEGLFPFEGPDAAAEALRTVEADPVRAGRAAREIAGDYFDSDKVLTGLLQECGLA, from the coding sequence TTGAAACGCCCCCTGCGCATTCTGGTCGCCGGTTTCGCCGTCGGATTCCCCCTTGGCGGCCAGTTGTGGATGATGCTGCATTTCCTTTCCGGTCTGCGCCGCCTCGGCCACGAGGTGGTTTTCCTCGAAGACACGTCCAACTGGGCCTACCCCTTCGATCCGGTGCTCGGCTATCCGGTGTGCGAGTCCGTGCGCGGCCGGGCCACCGTGGAGCGGATGTTCGGCCGGGCTGGTCTGGCCGGCTGCTGGGCCTATGTCAGCGAGATCGAGGACAAGCTCTACGGCATGGACCGGGCCACCCTGGACCGGCATTTGCGCGAAGCCGACTTTTTCCTCAACATCTCGGGCATCGCACCCTTCAAGGAAGAGTACTTCCAGGCCCCGGTCAAGGCCGTCATCGACACCGACCCGGTCTTCACCCAGGTCAAGGTGGAGCGTGACCCTTGGACCCGCGACTACTATGCCGCCCACGACGTCTGCTTCACCTACGGCTACAACCTGCCCACCGGCCGGACGGAAGTGCCGCTTTCGGGCGTGGACTGGAAGCCGCTCCTGCCGCCGGTGATCCTCGACGACTGGCCGGTGGGGGAGGGGGCTGGCGACAGCTACACCACCATCGGCACCTGGGAGGCCAAGGACCGGGACGTGGAGATCGCCGGGCGCAAGCTCTCCTGGCGCAAGAACGTGAAATACGAGGCCATCCTCGATTTGCCGACCACGCTGCGCGACATTCCGCTCGGCATGGCCATGGGCGGTATGTGCGACGACGCCTGGCGCTATGCCAACGCCGGCTGGATCGTGCGCGACGCCCTGGACGTCTCGCGCGATCCCGATATCTACCGCGACTACATCCGGAACTCGCGAGGCGAATTCACCATCGCCAAGGACCAGAACGTGGTGCTCAAAAGCGGCTGGTTTTCCGACCGCACGGCCACGTATCTGGCGGCAGGGCGGCCGGCGGTGGTGGAGGACACGGGCTTTGGCGACTATCTGCCGGTCGGGGAGGGGCTTTTCCCGTTCGAAGGGCCGGATGCCGCCGCCGAGGCGCTTCGGACGGTCGAGGCCGACCCGGTCCGGGCGGGCAGGGCGGCCCGGGAAATCGCCGGCGACTATTTCGACAGCGACAAGGTCCTCACCGGGCTTTTGCAGGAATGCGGGCTGGCCTGA
- a CDS encoding glycosyltransferase family protein — translation MASPTTYNILMYSHDTYGLGHLRRTMAIAEHLRQRGVNILILTGSPLAGRYETPEGVDFVRIPGMIKKTNEEYLPLSIKINARHALNIRRNIIVATAKAFQPHLFIVDKAPMGLRREVMPTLKWLKRCMPRTRTILGLRDIMDDAVSTTREWREKGVYEVLDQYYSEIWVYGDQELYDPIAEYAIPESISRKMVFTGYIPRHVPTSQAMARTRREERLSSRDRLVVVTTGGGGDGFPLMDAYLAMLEAGNAPAHRVIFVTGPFMPRPERENVAKRAGRLGARFYHFYRRMETLIGLAEVVVTMGGYNTTCEILCQGKPSLVVPREVPRLEQRIRAEALSARGLLEYLPWDSLSPETLREKLTRLLGAPEPYKAAMAVFPFTGLTVISERLACFRQGLRRAGAEPGGNLSCRKVLPPDPLSKDA, via the coding sequence ATGGCTTCCCCCACCACCTACAACATCCTGATGTATTCCCACGACACCTACGGTCTGGGGCATCTGCGGCGAACCATGGCCATCGCCGAGCACCTGCGCCAGCGCGGGGTCAACATCCTGATCCTCACCGGTTCGCCCCTGGCCGGCCGCTACGAGACGCCCGAAGGCGTGGACTTCGTGCGCATCCCGGGCATGATCAAAAAGACCAACGAGGAATACCTGCCTCTTTCGATCAAGATCAACGCCCGCCATGCCTTAAACATCCGGCGCAACATCATCGTGGCCACGGCCAAGGCCTTTCAGCCCCATCTTTTCATCGTGGACAAGGCCCCCATGGGGCTGCGGCGCGAGGTGATGCCGACGCTCAAGTGGCTCAAGCGCTGCATGCCCCGCACGCGCACCATCCTCGGGCTTCGCGACATCATGGACGACGCCGTCTCCACCACCCGGGAGTGGCGCGAGAAGGGCGTCTACGAGGTGCTCGACCAGTATTATTCGGAAATCTGGGTCTACGGGGACCAGGAACTCTACGACCCCATCGCCGAGTACGCCATCCCGGAAAGCATCAGCCGCAAGATGGTCTTTACCGGCTACATCCCGCGCCATGTGCCGACCAGCCAGGCCATGGCCCGCACCCGGCGCGAGGAGCGGCTTTCCAGCCGCGACCGGCTGGTGGTGGTCACGACGGGCGGCGGCGGGGACGGCTTCCCCCTCATGGACGCCTATCTGGCGATGCTCGAAGCCGGCAACGCCCCGGCCCACCGGGTGATCTTCGTGACCGGCCCCTTCATGCCGCGCCCGGAGCGCGAAAACGTGGCCAAGCGGGCCGGGCGGCTGGGAGCCCGGTTCTACCATTTCTACCGCCGCATGGAGACGCTGATCGGCCTGGCCGAAGTGGTCGTGACCATGGGCGGCTACAACACCACCTGCGAGATATTGTGCCAGGGCAAGCCGTCCCTGGTCGTGCCCCGGGAGGTGCCGCGCCTGGAGCAGCGCATCCGGGCCGAGGCCCTAAGCGCCCGCGGACTGCTCGAATACCTGCCCTGGGACAGCCTCTCGCCCGAGACCCTGCGCGAGAAGCTCACCCGGCTTCTGGGCGCGCCGGAGCCCTACAAGGCGGCCATGGCGGTTTTCCCTTTTACCGGCCTGACCGTCATTTCCGAACGCCTGGCCTGTTTTCGCCAAGGCCTGCGCCGCGCGGGCGCAGAGCCGGGGGGAAACCTTTCTTGCAGAAAGGTTCTCCCCCCGGACCCCCTTTCCAAAGACGCTTGA